The Streptomyces laurentii genome contains a region encoding:
- a CDS encoding D-tyrosyl-tRNA(tyr) deacylase (D-Tyrosyl-tRNAtyr deacylases; a class of tRNA-dependent hydrolases which are capable of hydrolyzing the ester bond of D-Tyrosyl-tRNA reducing the level of cellular D-Tyrosine while recycling the peptidyl-tRNA; foundin bacteria and in eukaryotes but not...; cd00563;~D-tyrosyl-tRNA(Tyr) deacylase [Mycobacterium smegmatis str. MC2155];~dimerization interface [polypeptide binding];~identified by MetaGeneAnnotator; putative;~putative active site [active];~putative tRNAtyr binding site [nucleotide binding]), translating into MPLERGPTQAVCTRSALPVSAGRRVGRLVRMRAVVQRVDGASVVVAGETVGEIAGEGLCVLVGVTHDDTPEKAAQLARKLWSVRVLEDEKSCSDVNAPLLVISQFTLYGDARKGRRPTWNAAAPGPVAEPLVDEVVARLRDLGARVETGRFGADMRVSLTNHGPFTVLLEV; encoded by the coding sequence GTGCCACTGGAGCGAGGGCCTACGCAGGCGGTCTGCACCCGTTCGGCCCTGCCGGTGTCGGCCGGGCGACGGGTCGGTAGGTTGGTCCGCATGCGAGCGGTGGTGCAGAGGGTCGACGGCGCGAGCGTCGTCGTCGCAGGGGAGACCGTCGGCGAGATCGCCGGCGAGGGGTTGTGCGTGCTGGTCGGGGTGACCCACGACGACACGCCCGAAAAGGCCGCGCAATTGGCCAGAAAACTCTGGTCCGTACGGGTGCTGGAGGACGAGAAGTCCTGCTCCGACGTGAACGCGCCGCTGCTGGTGATCTCCCAGTTCACCCTCTACGGGGACGCCCGCAAGGGCCGCCGCCCCACCTGGAACGCCGCCGCCCCCGGCCCGGTCGCCGAACCCCTCGTCGACGAGGTCGTCGCCCGGCTGCGCGACCTGGGCGCCCGCGTGGAGACCGGCCGCTTCGGCGCGGACATGCGCGTCTCGCTCACCAACCACGGCCCGTTCACGGTGCTGCTGGAGGTGTAG
- a CDS encoding hypothetical protein (identified by MetaGeneAnnotator; putative;~sequence version:1), with product MAGALERPERTPRPAAGRGGPRRRPAAKPPPLAYTSPIDLLAGPAQAEPLLDELVRLGTVVRLTNPSQWDAVVTAILRRSVPAGQAARKHGAFFAAYGRGFRTEAGEFALVPSPRTVLVLSDEQFDAVGAAVDRLALRAVAEAYLDRGGQWTIRGPACLAKKLAEVPYLGSWAAAVAAADVTGDFSVFPHGDPAVRAGAGRVLRDGLVAEDGFEEQWHRWAPTRAQLHALTLFTLTWAGEEQAAATPPAAP from the coding sequence ATGGCTGGCGCTCTGGAACGACCGGAGCGGACACCTCGCCCTGCGGCCGGTCGCGGGGGACCCCGCCGCCGACCCGCCGCCAAACCGCCGCCGCTCGCCTACACCTCGCCCATCGACCTGCTCGCCGGGCCCGCCCAAGCGGAGCCGCTGCTCGACGAGTTGGTCCGTCTCGGCACGGTCGTCCGGCTCACGAATCCGTCCCAGTGGGACGCGGTCGTGACCGCGATTCTCCGCCGGTCCGTGCCTGCCGGGCAGGCGGCGCGCAAGCACGGCGCCTTTTTCGCCGCGTACGGGCGCGGCTTCAGGACGGAAGCCGGTGAGTTCGCTCTCGTGCCCTCACCGAGGACCGTACTCGTGCTGTCCGACGAGCAGTTCGACGCCGTCGGGGCGGCGGTCGACCGACTGGCGCTGCGGGCCGTCGCCGAGGCGTACCTCGACCGTGGCGGCCAGTGGACGATTCGGGGCCCAGCCTGCCTGGCCAAGAAACTTGCCGAGGTGCCGTACCTGGGTTCGTGGGCCGCGGCCGTGGCGGCGGCCGATGTCACCGGGGACTTCTCGGTCTTCCCGCACGGCGACCCCGCCGTGCGGGCCGGGGCCGGGAGAGTCCTCCGAGACGGCCTGGTCGCCGAGGACGGGTTCGAGGAGCAGTGGCACCGATGGGCACCCACGCGCGCGCAGCTGCACGCTCTGACTCTCTTCACCCTCACCTGGGCAGGCGAGGAGCAGGCGGCGGCTACACCTCCAGCAGCACCGTGA
- a CDS encoding hypothetical protein (identified by MetaGeneAnnotator; putative;~sequence version:1), producing the protein MTDPTAWQKSSFSGADNNQNCVHVRLSDGGSIELVESEVPDTVMATSRANFAAFIKGVKAGEFDHLIEGPSRG; encoded by the coding sequence ATGACCGACCCTACCGCTTGGCAGAAGTCCTCATTCTCGGGAGCGGACAACAATCAAAACTGCGTACACGTCCGCCTCTCCGACGGTGGCAGCATCGAACTCGTCGAGAGTGAGGTGCCCGACACGGTCATGGCCACGAGCCGTGCGAACTTCGCCGCCTTCATCAAGGGCGTCAAGGCGGGCGAGTTTGACCACCTGATCGAGGGTCCTTCTCGGGGGTGA
- a CDS encoding hypothetical protein (identified by MetaGeneAnnotator; putative;~sequence version:1), with protein sequence MVTATSTPPGLPPVARGFLLEVVRYASEGDGRAVPVRVPRVFDGSRDALREIRAQVRGSEVFDMTARDIARVNAELASGRRVALGLLDAGIPVGFTVSLENGTVAEWSVRPVRLLVLPAPHVRRHTPQPTGQ encoded by the coding sequence ATGGTGACCGCCACGTCCACCCCCCCCGGGCTGCCGCCCGTCGCGCGCGGCTTTCTGCTCGAAGTGGTCCGGTACGCGTCGGAAGGTGACGGGCGGGCCGTTCCGGTGCGGGTCCCGCGCGTGTTCGACGGCTCGCGTGACGCCCTGCGGGAGATCCGGGCGCAGGTGCGCGGATCAGAGGTGTTCGACATGACTGCGCGTGACATCGCCCGGGTGAATGCGGAGTTGGCGTCCGGTCGCCGCGTGGCGCTCGGGCTGCTCGACGCCGGAATACCGGTGGGGTTCACGGTGAGCCTGGAGAACGGAACCGTCGCCGAGTGGTCGGTGCGACCCGTGCGCCTCCTCGTACTCCCCGCACCCCACGTCCGCCGCCACACTCCGCAGCCGACAGGGCAGTAG